The DNA window GTTGACGTCGAGAGCTACGACACGTTCGCCCTCGTGGACCACATGCGGGCGACGCAACCCGAACTCGACCACCCGGTCGATATCCTCATCGACCACTACGAACCCGATTCGGAGTACGAGGCGGAGTTCTCCGACGTTCGCCCGAACGTCAGTTCCACCTCGACCATCATGACGAAGTACGTGCAGGAGTTCGACATCAACCTGAGCGAGGAAGTCGCCACGGCGCTCCTGTACGGCATCCGGGCGGAAACGCTCGACTTCAAGCGCGACACCACGCCCGCCGACCTCACCGCGGCGGCCTACCTGTATCCCTTCGCCAACCACGACACGCTCGAACAGGTAGAGTCGCCGTCGATGTCGCCCGAGACGCTCGACGTACTCGCGGAGGCCATCACGAACCGCGAAGTACAGGGCAGTCATCTCGTCAGCAACGCGGGCTTCATCCGCGACCGCGACGCGCTGACGCAGGCCGCACAGCACCTCCTCAACCTCGAAGGCATCACGACGTCCGCCGTCTTCGGTATCGCCGACGACACCATCTACCTCGCCGCGCGGTCGAAGGACATTCGGATGAACATCGGCAACGTCCTGCAGGACGCCTTCGACAACATCGGCGAAGCCGCCGGTCACTCCACGCAGGCCAGCGCGGAGATTCCGCTCGGCATCTTCACCGGCATCGAGACGAACGAGGACAACCGCGATACGCTCCTCTCGCTCACCGAGGAAGCCGTCAAAAAGAAACTGTTCGACGCGATGGGCGTGGATGGAGAAACGAACGGAAATTAGACGACCGCTTCTTCTTCGCCGTCTTCGGATTGCTTCAGTCGTTCCACGACGTCGTTGACGAGGATGACGTCGCCGACCGCGCGTACCCACCGATACGGGATGATGACGCCGCGTCCGCCCTGAATCCGCTTGCCGAATAGTTCGTCGTTGATGCCGCCGAGCGCGAGGCCGGTCACGGCGATTTCGTTCAGGTCGAGTCGAACGTCGTCGACCTCTCCAACGAAGACGCCGTTGTTGGAGTACACCTCGCGGCCGACGAGCGTGGTGATTTCCTCTGGGGTTCCGTCCATATGAACGTGGATGGTATGCGCGGGCCTTAACTCTTGGCAGATACCGTATCGAGGACATCTTCGAACGCGTCCAATCCCTCCTTCACCGTCGCCGTATCGAGGCCGAGACTCAAGCGGAAACGGTCGCTATCGTCGAAAAAGCGGCCCGGAACGACGAGGATGTCCTCCTCCCACGCGGCCGCCGAAACCTCGTCGCCGTCGGCCGACTCGTGGGCGAAGAAACCGTAGGTACAGCCCGATGGAACGTCCCCGGAGAGGTCGTCGCGCTCGGCGACGAACGACGCGAGGAGTTCCCGGTTGGCCTCGATTCGCTCGCGCGAACCGTCCGCGAGGTCGGACTCGGCGTACAGCGCACGGCGGGTGAGGGCCATCCCGGGTGCCGAAATCGCCGGAACGTGGAACATGACCGACCGCGCACGCGAGACGAACTCGGCGTCGGCGACGAGCCACCCGACTCGAACCGGCCCGAACCCGAGGAACTTGGTCATCGAGTTCGTGACGACCGTGTTCGGGAGGTCGGCGGCGGTCGGGCCGCCGAACACGCTGGCCTCGCCGTTCGCACAGAAGGGTGCGTACACCTCGTCGACGAGGAGGGTCGCGTCGTTGTCGGCGGTAATGCGGCTCGCCTCGGCGAGCGTCTCCCGACTCGCCCCGCGTCCGCTCGGGTTGTGGCGGTTCGTGACGACGACACAGCACGTCTCCTCGTCCATCGCCGCTTCGATTCGTCCGGGGTCGAGTTCGTATCCGTCCTCTTCCGGCCGTCGGAACCGGTCCACCGTGGCACCGAGGCCGTCGGGCGTCGCCACCAGCGGTTCGTAGCCCGGTTTTTCCACCATCACTCGGGGGTCCCGATGCTCGTCGTCCGCCTCGTCTGTCTCCTCGTCCGCGTTCGCGTCGTCGATTGCCGCCGCCATGGCGACGAAGTTGGCGTGGGTCGCCCCGGCCGTGACGAGGACGTTCTCCGTCCCCACGTCGTAGGCGTCGGCAATGATGGTTTCGAGGTCGAGGTCGTCCGGCGGAGACGGGAGGGCTTCGAGTTCGGGCGGGACGATGCCGTCCGGTTCCGGGACCGCCCGCCGAAGGTCGCTCGACCCGAGGTCGTGGGTCGCGGCCTCGGGACGACCGGTAATCCACTCGAGATAGTCGATATGCGGGAACATGGCGGGGGCTACGAGTACGAGGGTCTTAACGTTCGGGAAGGGTGCAAAGCGCGTCGTCGAAGGAATCAGTCGGTTCGTATCGCGTGTGGCATCGACCTCGCGTCCGCCGCGAGCGAGTCGAACCGGTCGCGGGCGTCTTCGGCCATCGGATAGACCCCGTGGTAAGGGTCGGGGTCGTCGTCCACCCCGGAAACCGTTCGGATGGCGTCCGCGATGGACTCGTAGTTGTCGCCGACGATATCGCCGACCAGCGTCGGCACGCCCGCCCGCTCACAGAGTTCGCGGGCCGCGTCCCGCCCCACGTACACCCGTTCCTCCTCGCGTTCCGCGAGCACCAACGCGAACGGCGTCTCGTCGAACTGAGCTTCGAGGAACGACTGGGCGGCGTCGTCGTCCCACGGAACCGCGCCCACGCCGCGAACCCGTCGGAGCGCGGACGCGGCGGCCGAGCAGAACGGACAGTCGCCGTCGAAGACGAGCACAGCGTGATAGTCGGTCATGCGATTCGGCGTACGTGATTTTCGCGGAAAAGCGTTCTCGCACCGGGAAAGACGGAATCGAAGGAAAGCCGAGCGAACGAGGAGAGCCGCGAGCGCGTTCGTCCCTCACCGCTTCGAACGTCCGGGCGGTTGGTCGTGTTCGGCCCGAACGTCGAGCATCTCCTCGTACTGGCAGGCTTCGAACGCGAGGTCCGAACGCGGTTTCGCGGTGCACGGCAGAATCATGTCTTCCTCACGGTCCTCCTCGTAGTAGCGCCGGGCGTCCGACTGGTCCACGTCGCCGGAGAGCAGTTCGGCGGCACAGGTCGTACACCAACCCTGTTGACAGTCGGCGGGGAGCCACACGCCGCTCTCCCGCGCGGCGGCGAGGAGGTATTCGTCCTCGGGCACGTCTATTTCCACCGTTTCGCCCGCCTGCTCCACGTCGCACTCCTCGGGGACCTCGATTTCGACGGTGTAGGAGCTCACGGGAGTACTTACGATCGAAGAAAAATGTGGGTGTCGGCCTTCGTGGTTCCCTACGCCGACTCGTTGAAACTGTGGTTCTTGGAGTACGGCGCGTCGCCGGGTTGGTCCCGGACGAAGTGACCGGCCGGGTTAACTTCGTCGTCGCGTTCCATCGAGAGCAGTTCGATGAACCACGCCTCGTGGTCGATTTCTTCCTGTAGAATTCGGCTGGCCATGTCGTACGTCCGCGGGTCACAACCTTGGGTCATGTCACAGACTTCGGACCACGTTCGAATCGCACACCGTTCGGCTTCGAGAAGGACTTCGAGGATGTTCTCGGCCGTCGGGTCGTCCGGCAGTTCGGCGTGCGGACAGCTCGCGCGGTCCATGAAGTCGCCGATGTTCACGGGGATGTGGCCGCCGAGTTCGTACACCCGCGGCATCACGAGTTCGAAGTGAGCGCGGTCTTCGAGACGCGCGTCCTCGGTTATTTCCTTGTAGTCCTCGTGACCCGCGAGGTGGGTGCGGAGATTGGTGTAGTAGTAGTACGTGGAGAACTCAGCCCCGATAGCGTCGATGAGCGTCTCACGAATTTCTTCCGGGTCC is part of the Haladaptatus paucihalophilus DX253 genome and encodes:
- a CDS encoding DHH family phosphoesterase — protein: MSAGITISSMSTYAILGCGSVGYAVAEELVAQGKEVLIVDRDTDRVEALRDQDLNAQGGDIREESVAEEVGDRDVVLILSSDVAANKEAVSNLQARGGERFTVVRASDPVSADELTEMGADVVINPSSVIANSALRSLEAGELEYKARQLSGVIEDTSKKLAVLTHDNPDPDSIASAAALQTIAESLGVEADILYHGEIGHQENRAFVNLLGIELLQRDEVDVESYDTFALVDHMRATQPELDHPVDILIDHYEPDSEYEAEFSDVRPNVSSTSTIMTKYVQEFDINLSEEVATALLYGIRAETLDFKRDTTPADLTAAAYLYPFANHDTLEQVESPSMSPETLDVLAEAITNREVQGSHLVSNAGFIRDRDALTQAAQHLLNLEGITTSAVFGIADDTIYLAARSKDIRMNIGNVLQDAFDNIGEAAGHSTQASAEIPLGIFTGIETNEDNRDTLLSLTEEAVKKKLFDAMGVDGETNGN
- a CDS encoding PRC-barrel domain-containing protein, with the translated sequence MDGTPEEITTLVGREVYSNNGVFVGEVDDVRLDLNEIAVTGLALGGINDELFGKRIQGGRGVIIPYRWVRAVGDVILVNDVVERLKQSEDGEEEAVV
- a CDS encoding pyridoxal phosphate-dependent aminotransferase; amino-acid sequence: MFPHIDYLEWITGRPEAATHDLGSSDLRRAVPEPDGIVPPELEALPSPPDDLDLETIIADAYDVGTENVLVTAGATHANFVAMAAAIDDANADEETDEADDEHRDPRVMVEKPGYEPLVATPDGLGATVDRFRRPEEDGYELDPGRIEAAMDEETCCVVVTNRHNPSGRGASRETLAEASRITADNDATLLVDEVYAPFCANGEASVFGGPTAADLPNTVVTNSMTKFLGFGPVRVGWLVADAEFVSRARSVMFHVPAISAPGMALTRRALYAESDLADGSRERIEANRELLASFVAERDDLSGDVPSGCTYGFFAHESADGDEVSAAAWEEDILVVPGRFFDDSDRFRLSLGLDTATVKEGLDAFEDVLDTVSAKS
- a CDS encoding DCC1-like thiol-disulfide oxidoreductase family protein: MTDYHAVLVFDGDCPFCSAAASALRRVRGVGAVPWDDDAAQSFLEAQFDETPFALVLAEREEERVYVGRDAARELCERAGVPTLVGDIVGDNYESIADAIRTVSGVDDDPDPYHGVYPMAEDARDRFDSLAADARSMPHAIRTD
- a CDS encoding 2Fe-2S iron-sulfur cluster-binding protein; amino-acid sequence: MSSYTVEIEVPEECDVEQAGETVEIDVPEDEYLLAAARESGVWLPADCQQGWCTTCAAELLSGDVDQSDARRYYEEDREEDMILPCTAKPRSDLAFEACQYEEMLDVRAEHDQPPGRSKR
- the dps gene encoding DNA protection during starvation protein, whose translation is MSDDKKHGSGSVSPGDTSDRVGMQVIRERGGDPEEIRETLIDAIGAEFSTYYYYTNLRTHLAGHEDYKEITEDARLEDRAHFELVMPRVYELGGHIPVNIGDFMDRASCPHAELPDDPTAENILEVLLEAERCAIRTWSEVCDMTQGCDPRTYDMASRILQEEIDHEAWFIELLSMERDDEVNPAGHFVRDQPGDAPYSKNHSFNESA